The region ATAATTTTTATTTTTCGGTTTATTGATAATAGTTTGCACCCCGTGTGTTATCATGCTTGGGGAGCGGTTTGGATATTTCCTTTTTTATATCGTATTGATGGGGGTTCTTTTCAATGATGTTTTTGATAAACATATAAGAATATTTCTCGAACGAAATAGCCGTTTCGCAAGCATGGTGAAACAACCCGGGATCTGTTTTACGGTATAGGCTCAAAAGGCCGTCACACGTTTTATAAAGATGTTCGGGGTACCTATCTTGTTTAAAGGTAAGGTCGATTAAACGATAAAGTGTTGAACTCAGCCGCCGTGCTTTTTCAAGATAATATTCGGGGCTTCGGCTAATATAGTGTTGGTGCTGTGAGCATAAATGATCGCTGTCGGTTGTATACCTGCCTTCTCGTAAATCTCTTGTATGGACAGCTATTTTTTCCCCTTTATCGTTATATATTTTTACCAATGACCGTGTGTAAATTATTGTGACCTTTTGCCCGATATACATGTAAGGTACACTATAGTAGTGTTTGTCTGAACCGATGTACACATGGTTATTGGGATTGACTTTTAATGTTTTGTAATATTTGATTTGAAAGTCTTCTTCCGGCAATGCTGCGAGTTTTGTTTTTTCATCTGCAAGGAACTTTTCTTCACGACAATAATTCTTTTGTTGCATCCGGGTCTGGTTGTGCAATTTAACCTGCCTCATTATAGCCTTGTTCAGCGAAGCAAGGTCGAAAAAGGTTTCATTCCGCAACGGGGCGTATACACGGCTGTATATCAATTTGACCTGGTTTTCGACCAATGCTTTATCTTTAGGTTTAGCTGGCCGTGTAGGTGTTACGGTCGTCTCGTAATGCCAAGCCAAGTCCTCCATGGCTTGGTTTACGGTAGGTTCATAGTTATTGGCTTTGGTGATGGCCGACTTTAAGTTGTCGGTAACGATCGTCTTTGGAGCGCCCCCAAAAAACTTCAAACAACAAACCATTGCGTAAATAAAATCTTCCATTTTTTGACTGGGAACGGCCATGGCAAAAGCATAATCAGAATAGGGCAAACAGGCCACAAAAACCTGGCATTCGATGACCTGGCCTGTTTCTTTGTCAACATAAGAAAGTGTCTTTCCGGCAAAATCGACAAAAAGTTTTTCCCCGGCATTATGGTAAAGTTTTAAGCTTGGCCTGCGGCTTTTGTTGTGTTGGTTCAGGTGGTGGCAGAACTGTGTGTAGCTATATGTATTATTGGTGGTTTGTTGGTACTCACGCCACAGCAAACCACGCGTAACGCCTGTTTTGTCTAGTTCTGAGGTGTAATAATCCAACTTGCTTTTTAAGTGTTCATAACGTTCATCTTTGTAAGAAGGATTGCCCGAAAACAATGTAGCTTCAAGCTGTGGATCGTCCATTTTTAAGAGCTCGTCAACATCGAATTTTCCACCTTCTATTTTGTACAAATAGCTTTTAACTGTGTTTTTGCTCATAACCAGGATCCTGGCAATGGCTTTTTTTCTTTTGCCCTGTTTATACAGGCGTAGTAATTGTTTAATTTGGCTCATACGCTTAATTTTTCCTGCCATCCCTATCTGTTTTAGTGGTTTCTAGGCCACTAAATAACTCAAGCTGCAAGAAAAAAGGGGGTCAGTTTGCTTCGAAATTTGAAATTGCCCTGTCCACAGGGGTCAGTTTGCTCCGAAATCGAAAATTTTCGGCGCGAAAAAAAACACGATAACAAAAGCAACTTATAAAATAAGGGGTCAGCATCCGCCGGAATGTCATGTTTTTTTCATTACTAAAAACACTGAATTTCGACTCCCAGAGGCGGGGTCAGCTTAGTCCGAAATATCCATCACCATTAAAATACACATTTTCAATAGACTCAACTGTTGCATCAACCTGGTATATTGAATCTTCATAGCATA is a window of Salinivirga cyanobacteriivorans DNA encoding:
- the istA gene encoding IS21 family transposase; its protein translation is MAGKIKRMSQIKQLLRLYKQGKRKKAIARILVMSKNTVKSYLYKIEGGKFDVDELLKMDDPQLEATLFSGNPSYKDERYEHLKSKLDYYTSELDKTGVTRGLLWREYQQTTNNTYSYTQFCHHLNQHNKSRRPSLKLYHNAGEKLFVDFAGKTLSYVDKETGQVIECQVFVACLPYSDYAFAMAVPSQKMEDFIYAMVCCLKFFGGAPKTIVTDNLKSAITKANNYEPTVNQAMEDLAWHYETTVTPTRPAKPKDKALVENQVKLIYSRVYAPLRNETFFDLASLNKAIMRQVKLHNQTRMQQKNYCREEKFLADEKTKLAALPEEDFQIKYYKTLKVNPNNHVYIGSDKHYYSVPYMYIGQKVTIIYTRSLVKIYNDKGEKIAVHTRDLREGRYTTDSDHLCSQHQHYISRSPEYYLEKARRLSSTLYRLIDLTFKQDRYPEHLYKTCDGLLSLYRKTDPGLFHHACETAISFEKYSYMFIKNIIEKNPHQYDIKKEISKPLPKHDNTRGANYYQ